A genomic stretch from Malus domestica chromosome 15, GDT2T_hap1 includes:
- the LOC114821472 gene encoding LOB domain-containing protein 22-like — protein MANSKACAACKYQRRKCTQTCELAAYFPASRFVEFVNAQHMFGMSNIEKILATVEPDQRPATAETILFEGNIWRNNPSVVALVLPDSSANKELKQQLDSLKIQSAQEAPVVPDQFPRITAEMKKYEEGYIYMSSLEDAQEKAFVIGHMQPASFSGPGESRY, from the exons ATGGCAAATTCTAAAGCTTGTGCTGCCTGCAAATACCAAAGGAGAAAATGTACCCAAACCTGTGAGTTGGCCGCATACTTCCCGGCCAGCAGGTTTGTAGAGTTTGTAAATGCGCAGCATATGTTCGGTATGAGCAACATTGAAAAGATTCTGGCTACGGTGGAGCCGGATCAAAGACCAGCAACGGCTGAGACTATACTCTTTGAAGGGAATATATGGAGGAATAATCCTTCTGTGGTTGCCTTGGTGTTACCAGATTCCTCCGCGAACAA GGAATTAAAACAGCAGCTTGATTCGCTCAAAATACAATCAGCACAAGAAGCACCGGTCGTCCCCGATCAA TTCCCTCGGATCACGGCTGAGATGAAAAAGTACGAAGAAGGGTACATCTACATGTCGAGTTTGGAAGACGCACAAGAGAAAGCCTTTGTCATCGGGCACATGCAACCAGCAAGTTTCAGTGGACCTGGAGAGTCCAGGTACtga